The sequence below is a genomic window from Liolophura sinensis isolate JHLJ2023 chromosome 2, CUHK_Ljap_v2, whole genome shotgun sequence.
GGAGTGATTGAAAGAGCATTTGGGATTTGGAAGAAAAGATTTCCATGCATTTCCAAGGGAATGCATCTGAGGTGTTCAGTAAGTAAATGCAATGTcagtttatttcacaaaaccaCAATAAACGATTTGTCCGCAGAAACTGTTTGGAAATCATTGAAAAAATATTATCCGTTTTTGCTTAATATTTTCCTGAATGAGAGGAGTCCTAAAATTGTTTCAAAGTAGAATCCATTATATTACGGTGGTTTAGTCGGGTGTGACGTAGAACATTTTCTGACGACACTAAAATAATAACGTTCCCTCACATAAGTCActtttatttcagctttatttcATATACAGTACTTAGATCTCAATACGTGTACATTAATCGCCGCTTCAATTTCAGCTGGATCACAACATGGCTATTATAGTTGCAACTGCCTGCTTACATAACCTGGCAAGACGACGACATGATCCTCTGCCTGAGCCTGAGCCAGACCTGCCGAGACAAAACCTTGAGGAACCAATTCGACCACTGAACGCGGTTGAAGCGGACTTACGAGGCTACCTATTTCGACAGAGATTCGTTGTGCAACATTTCAATCAGTGagcaaaacaaagcaaacagttTCTGGACAATGTCTTATTTAATTCAAAGAtagaaatcattttacaaatcaGTACGCTTGCGTCTAAGTTTTTCTTTGTAGTAATCAGATTTCGATTCGTAGGCTTTTCGTTTGCATATTGCTGCCTCTTTTTGAAGTTCAATCAACGCCATCTTTGCTTCATGTTCCTCTTTTAGGTAAGTCAATGCTTCAGTCGTCTTCTGCAGTACCGGTCCCGACTCATGACGTGTAGCTGTTGAGGATGTCTTTTTTTCCCTGAAAAGTGCAATAAGGAATACATATGAACAATGTAGATGACAGCAGCTCAAGTGCAAAGTGCAACCCTTTAAGAAACACATCTTACCCAGTTGATATGAGGGTAGGCTTGGATGGTTGGGTATTCTGCGTTATATCAAGGGCGCCACGACCTTCTAGTTCCTCGTGTTCTTCGGCAGAAGAAATGTTCTCGGAATATTCTCGATTTGCCCTGTAATAGAACAATGAGATATGTACTTTGattatttaaagaataaataacaatgttttaaGAAGAAAAACCTGCTATGGTGCCCATTTATTGTTCGGAATTAAACACTTTGGAATATTCTTTCCTTCCTGATTCACCATACAATCTGCACATAAGGTCCGgtttacagtgaaaattatACTGCAGACAGTTCTATGAGGCACACAACCGTTGCTGGATAAGTCAGAAAATAAAAGCTGTAATAATCACTGTATTATCAAGATACCACCTTGCgatgaaaagttttgaaataccTTTCTTGTAAGTCCGCCGTGTTAGTCGATACTGTAACATTATCGatgtctgtttgtgtttgtgcCAATCCTTCAAACATTGGTATTGCATCATCATCTACATCGTTATGTATTTGCTCCAGATCCAGATCCAATGATTGCCAAGATAGCCATGATTTCAGGGCCAAGTTCACCAACATCAGCCGCTCCACCACCAGTTTTGTGCAGATCGATTTTTTTCGCTCGAACCATCGCTTTTGCCTTTGTTTTCATCCTCCTCCACAACTCTCGTAGATCATTCGCAGACGATTTTGGTCGCTCGGGAAAATTAGCAGACATTTCTTTGGAGATTTTCTCCCATGCTGCCTGCTTCTTTCTGTTGGCCGATATGTCACAACTCTTATCTTCTACGACAGTGTGGTCGACCTTAATTATCTCAATGAGACCCATTCGCTGCTCATAGGAAAAAATTTCCCCTCTCTTCTTCCCTGACATTTTGGATGAATTTGAAATGCACAGTACATTCAGCGTGGTATCGTCGGTTTAGTGTGACCATATTTCAGACATCACACTGTTGGCGCTGTTTGAGTATGTTTCACTCCCGTTGtctatttgtattatatttacttttatgaCGTCTTACACCACGCATACTGTACCGAACAATGAGACAACAGGCATTCATTCACAAGTAATCCGCGGACAGCTAAACGGATGATCATCGAAGCTCCTGACTTATCGTTTAGACAGTCGTTTAGCTGTCCGCGGACAATAGTGTTTTATCCTCCGTGTAAAAGATAAGGCAATGGAACGTGTTTAAATTGTTTTGAAGCACATAGAGCCAATGTTATTATATAGCCCCAGGGTAAAGCATGGGGCCCATGTTACTGGATGGGTGTCAGAAAGAAGAGGTCATGGATTAACTGAGAGGCCATGGGGGCATGACATACCCAAAGTTCAATGTCAAGGATGAACCagggattttaaaaaaaaatttcaaagtcGAAGCTAAAATTGTTGGCAACATAGAGGGCACTTTTTATGGGAATTTAACATGCGACAAAACAGGCGAGAAAAATTTTATCCCTTTTGGTGAAGTTCAAGTGACAGCAGCGTGTTTTTTTACAGCAGTTACAGCATTTTACAGGATTTTTGCTCCCCTGTCGACTAAATTACGATGTGGTAAGTACTAAATATTGGAATGTCAGTGGTTAGATGTATGCAACATGCCACAAAACAGGCGGGAAAAATTACAACACGCAACACATATGTAGGGTCGCGATAACTGCCCTTTCAGTGAAGTTTAAGTCCCAGAATAGTAGAGCGTTAGAAGAGCAGTTGAATCAAAAACAATTTGGCCACCCATTTGCAgcattttacatcatttttggCTGACCAGTACTGAATATTGCAGTGTCAGCAGTTTATAAGTTATTTACAGATCACCGCCAGCTGTAAACGGGTGGTGCAACAACATCGCATGGAATAAGACGGGTCGAACATATCAATAACTGAGGGGGTAGAGTTGAAGTGATATTCCATGGGCCGCAAAATGTGGTAAGGGGAGTATTTTGCATTTGAGCTTGCAGAATACAGCTCGTTTCCAGATTCAGCAAGATGGGTAGAAAAATAAACCACATATCCGCAGTGGTTTGATAAAATTCTCAAATCAATTCCTTCACTACTGCGTGCACTACTCTATACTTTTGACACAGCCTGAGTGCGTTCGTCATAATGTTAGAGTCAAATATGAATGGTTTATACGGGCGGCTTCGGTGCAACAGTAGGACAGTTTAGGCGTAGGCCAGTATCCTTTTCCTTGGTCGTAAAAACTTCCCAGGCGTTGTGCAATCGTTTTGCATCAGTCCACAACTTACGATGCGTATCCACAATGGAAACAGCAAGAGGATGAGCCAATGACATTGACCAGACAGGAGGAAATTCTCAGGGCCTATGTACGTTCTGAAGATGTTTCTTAGAATTGAAGAGCTGGAATCGGGAGTGTGATAGACTGCGACGCAGCATAAACGGTTACTAGCACCTCTACAGGAAATTTTACGATGAGGATCCAAAACTGAAAGAGGCCCTGGTAACACTCAGGAAATACCACAAAACATTTGATCGGATTCTGCGGCATGCTGTCTCTACATGAGTCTCCACACACTTTCGTTCTACCTCGTTTACCGtctttggctgtttttttttgttcttatacttttttttatgatttactgTTTTACATGGTCTCacgttgtttttttgtttttctgtctgtctTTGCACCTTATCTAAAAAGATACTGAAGACGGCGTACaaaacactgatacatgtccttaactgaaacattgttaacgAGCAACGTTTGTCCATCAGAGAGAAGTAGCTAGTCTTGAAGGTGGCTATGTATTAACTCAAAAAATTAACTTCAATCATCTATAACCAACAACAAAGATGGTCTAAACCGTCTAATAAAGGAAATAAAGTTAACGGTCTACTCACCAGTTTAAAGGAGTCCTCACTTCCAGTTAGATTAACACGAATGGAGATATGTTGTGTGTCCGGATCGGTGAAATGGCGcatacaattaaaaaaacactAGGGTTCTAGGAAATAGTACGCAAGGTCGTCCTAGGTAGAAAAATACCGCGAACAACCACCGAACTTTGAAAATGTTGGCATTTTTACACACACGGTTGGCACTAAGACGCcacctctgattggctgagtaAATTCATAACAAGTGGTGATTGGTCGAATGATGTCTTTAACAACACGCGTAATACGTTGTCTAATGCGTTGTGCAATTTGTTGTGCAATGCGTTGAGCAACACTCCGCGTCACGaccttcatatttatttgacgcTATAAGTCAAACTCTGGATAGCCCGGGAACGCGGGAAGCAGGAGAGCTCGCTCCGATTGGATGATAAAAACCACGTGACCCAAACTTTTTGCCCTGttcaaaatcacgtgacccaaaCTTTTTTTGGCCTGCTCTGCGAtagtggttatctccccttgcagTATGCGATTGGAACTTATTACGCGATCATAACATTCATATAAACtatcaggcaaaagaaaggtttcacccacttcttgagcccataaaacaaaaacaaaggcagatataagaattaagaagattggtttataaacagaaatcattgtgaaatattctctcaaaaaggctttaaaatattggcattcaattggccacaaaacacaatgaaagagacaaggggtcagaaaaaaaaattacacaaatgtaaagttaactggcaagtgcatgtaaaatcacagtatccacagaaatgaaggactacagtcatcagtggcGAGTGTGGCCATCCtaggcatcaatgcaagcaagcacacgcctccgcattgacgtcgtcagtcgccggatgacgtcaacagggataacgttccataggtttaacagagcttgctcaagttcctgttggttagttggaggaggcaccagctgtctcaaacggcggtcaaggtgatcccagagatgctcagtggggttcatgtctgttgAGTgtgctggccagggcaacacgatgacgtttgcggtctcgaggtagtctgtaacaacgcgggcagtgtgaggtcttgcgttgtcgtgttgcaagatcgatcctcttggctgtcgttggaggaaaggaacgacgacaggtctcagtacctcatcaacgtatcgctggccagtcagattaccttgcACAATATCCAGCTGCGTCTTcttttggtcacaaatccctccccaaaccatgacgcctccgcctccaaacggataaacctctcttacgcagtttggcgcgagacgctcgcctcttcgtcggaaaattcgaactctgccatcgttcctgaatagacagaacctgctctcgtctgtaaacagcactctcgcccagtcacgtcgctgccaccgacgtacaatacgtgcccatcgcaatctgcgttgacggtgtaaaagggtcaaggccatcccacggaaggggcggtaaggtcgtaaaccagctgaacgaagacgacgcagtgttgttctggggctgatgacatggcctagtgccgtcgccgctgttgacgtcgccgtgacgaatcagtatcggaggtggatctgccggatgtagcgatcttcagccgcagttgttaccctcggtcttcccgatcttggtctgtcttgggtctggcctgtctggtgatagcgtatcaacaacctcctgatggtggttgggctgcagttgaacgttcttgcaatgtgacgttgcgagactcctaTGGTGGACacaccgatggcctggtctcgttgcgcatGCGTTGTCTTGGcatattgtttgtgttttttcggtcactgaatgtctgctctttcgagcaagagtatttatgcaacattaccacacgtgcatcacgagccatgcctcaaaaggacgttttgcatgtggtcgcattttcacaattccaattgctgcattcgtgacgatgcgttctggtagaggaaacgatgcagtcatacactaagtcctgcttagaatcaaacccggaaccgcgcttttactgtttttatgacaaaaaatacggtgaaacctttcttttgcctggtagtttatttaCATATTGCCATACTGACGTTCTAATATGTTGCGTCATGCCTTGCTTCATCTTcgtatgtaataaattatgtcaTACATTGCGTAATACGTTGCATAATCATAAGAGTTCCACAGTAATCCTTATACTACTGACGGGCGGTGAAGTATAAGCCGCACGGCCGTGACTTTTCAAAGGGAGCGGCTAGGAAAATTACGCCTGTGACGACGTCACAAACGCAGAAGTCGAAGGTacattgaaaacatttaaaggtGTCGGCGAAAGGGTCGCCTCCGTACCTCAGCACCATCCGAAAGAGTGGGGCGAGAAGTTCGTTTCTGGAGACGCTAAAAGTGGCACAGGTCTTGAGGAGGTATTGCATTAACTGCCGTTGCAACCTGACAGGGACGTAGGACATGTAGTAATTCATGGTTGGCAACATTCGCTGATCGTCGTAATTACCTTGAAGAGCGACACACACCATATACTGGAAGAAGCGCCGGATGCCCGtgtaaggtttttttttggtcCATTCCGGGGGTGGCTCCCGCCACTGATTTCCCGCCAGAACCTCTACCACCACGGGATGTTTTTTCTCACCTCGCTCGAAGCAGAGCCTCATCAGATCGAACATGATATTCCCGTCGAAAAAAATATGTAGGGTGAAAACCGGCTCTCCGATAATGCGCGCCGTTTTCCATTTGAAATGTACGGCATTTTGGTGTTTCAAGACCACCTGGGAATGTTTCAAAAGTTCTTCATCGCTGGCCAGGCGATAGTGGTTTATGTAGCGCTCGAACAGCAAGCTTTCAAAGTCCATTGttaaaagctgaaaaaaaagcCAGTCTCCCAATATAATTACCTTGGCGTTTTGGTCCATTCCACAGTTTGTTTCCTTTTGAGAGCGGTGATTATATAAACGAACGGTAACAAAGCACAGGTAAGTGTTCAGTTCACACAAACGGAAACAAAGCACAAGTAGCTGTTCAGTTCACAATCGGAAACAAAGCACAGGTTACTGCTCGATTCATAGCCTTGCTTCCTCCTATCAGGCGGTTTGGATTTTTCCAAAGTCCGCATAAACACACAGAAGCAGCTTTGCGGCAAACAAGTAATCCCAAACGCACAGCGCAACAAT
It includes:
- the LOC135462614 gene encoding uncharacterized protein LOC135462614 → MSGKKRGEIFSYEQRMGLIEIIKVDHTVVEDKSCDISANRKKQAAWEKISKEMSANFPERPKSSANDLRELWRRMKTKAKAMVRAKKIDLHKTGGGAADVGELGPEIMAILAIIGSGSGANT